The window CTGAACCATCTGCAGATTCACCATCGCCGAGGCGAGGCCGATCGAGCCGTGGCCGCACATAGAGACGCTGCCGCCAGAGTCGCAGAAGATGACGCCGGTGTCCGCCTCCTCGTGTACTGGCGGCACCATAATTGCGCCAAACATATCGGCGTGGCCGCGCGGCTCCGTCATTATAAAGCGGCGAAAATCATTGTGGTTGTGGCGAAAGTCAACCCACTTCTCCGCCATCGAGGCACCGCGGAAAATCGGCGCGCCGCCGATGACGATACGGGTTGGCTCTCCGCATGTGTGTGAGTCTACTACGGCGACCATTTTGCCGATTTTCATACTTTCATCTCTCCCTGTTGTCTCCGAAATTACTCTTATAGTAACAGAGAGGCAAGAATTTAGCAACCGTAGGTTACTTTTAATTTAATAAGAAATTTATATTATAAATCAAGCTTAAATATTCAGATAGTAACTACAAAAACACTATTCCTTGATCTTGACCTCCGTCTGCGGGAAGGGGATCTCGATATTATGCTCGCGGAAGGCCTCCAGGATGCTCATGCGCACGGCGCTCTGCACGTTTGACTCGAAGACGTTGCTGAGGTCGATGAAGAAGAAGGCGGTAAACTTTATCGCGCTGTCCTCGAACTCCGAAAGGATGATACGGAAGGGAGGCGTCTTCAGGACGTTCGGATTTTCGCTGAGGACCTCGCGGATGATGCCCATCGCCTGTGAAACGTTGCTGTCATAGCCGATCGAAACACTTATCTCCGTGCGCGACAGCGAATTATTCAGCGTCAGATTCAGCACGGGGCTCTCCAGTACCTTACTGTTGGGGATTATCAGGTGACGCGACTGCTGGCAGACGAGGACTGTGTTCTGCAGCGTTATCTCGGCTACGATGCCGTGCGTATCCCCGATGACCACCTCGTCGCCGATGCGCAGCTTCCTCTGAAAGAGCAGCAGGATGCCGGAGAGGGTATCTCCCATGATCTTCTGTGTACCGAGACCGATAGCGATCGCCGCCGCGCCGCCCATGAAGGCGAAGGCCGTCAGTGGGATATGCAGCATCCACAGCGTTATCAGGAAAGAGACGATAAGGCCTAAATAGAAGACGATATTCTGGATCAGCAGCGAGCTGTGGCGGCTTATATGCTCAGATCTTCTCTCAAAGTGTCGCCGCGTGAGCGCCACGGCGTAATGGGTCACGAGCAGGCCGAAGAGAAAGATTATCAGCGCGAGGCTGAGCTTCTTCGCTGTGATCGGGTAATCGTCGATACTCCATACCTCCATGTCCAGCAGGCCGCCGACGTTGTCACGCCAAATACTTTCGATCTTGTCATCGGTGTTGGCCTCACCGATCATACGCTCCGTCTCCGCAAGCAGTATCTCAAACTGCCCTGACATCTCGCCCAGCATCATAATATATGAGAGATAACGGTTCATCCGCGCGTCGATATTCGCGCGGAACTCGTTACGCATTGATATTTCTTCTTTTGTCTTGAGCCAGCCGTCCTCGCCAAAGCGCCGCGTCACCTCCTGGGCCACCCGGCGCAGATCCTGCAGATCCTCATTGACAAACTTCAGGTTCACACGGCACTGTTCGAACAGCGCATTCGTCCGTCCCTGCAGATCACGGCGTTCCTTAAGCGTCAGTTTGCCGGAGAGCAGGTCATCCATCGAACGCCATGTAAGCCGTGTCGCGGACCATATCTCGACAAGGTCTAGGACGAGCAGCGTCTCATCTTCCACCAGCTTCTGTTCCGTCGGTATCCAATATTTGGCAAAATCAGTCTGGAATTCAACGCGGCGGCGAGCCTCGCTAAGGCGGTCGAACTTGTCGTTGAGCATGACTAAGGTGCTATCCAACAGCCGCACCTTCGCGTCAACCTTTGAGTCAAGAAGGGAGAAATCCTCCTGTGAAAAGTCGAGGTTCTCGCGCACATTTTTGATGATCGGCTCCAGCGTATCAAGCTTTTCTTTCAGCTCCGAGGATTCCTGCATCGCGATCTTCATACTGCTTTCATAGAAGGTATAATCGGCGTAGCAATGTTCAAGCTTCGCCTTGATTATCAGCAGCGCGAAATTATACTTGAGGCGGTTCTCCGTCGAGAGGGAGCTCTTTTCGCGGCAGAGGCGGTACTCCTTCTCGATTTCTCCCTTCCTCTCGCTGAGGCTGCGCAGGTTCTCTCGGTAGCGCGCGAGATTCTCCTGCCAGCTCAAAAAAGACTGGCGGCAGTTGTCAATATCCTCAATGACGTTCAGGTAAAAGGTGAAGGGATAGGGCGGCTTCGCGGCTGCCAGCTCGTTCAGCCGCGCGTCGTCGAGAATGAAATTATTGTCAGTACCGACACGCTTCTGAAGAAAATGGATGCTGTAATAGGTATTGATAATCCCATTCAGCTCGTACTCATATCTGAGTACCTCGGAGACAGGGATATCATACTGCCGCGCGAGCCCCTCTTCGATATCACGCACCCTCCGCAAATCGCGCACGATCTGCGCGGCGCGTGCCGCCGGCTCCGTCTGATAACGCGCCAGCTCTTCGCGGATATCGGCAAGGGTGGCGGCATTCGCCCGCCCCATAAAGAACGAAAAAATAAGCGCGGTCAAAAAAAGATAAAGACCATTTTTACGGAGATTCATCTGCTTTACCCTGCCCTCTTTATACGTCTTAGTATATTATTATATAGGCAAACGCCGCAAAAGATAATAACGCCGGACGGCGATTGGAGGGGCCATATGGATACCAGAAAATACGAAGTCATCATCAAGGCCGCCGAATGCGGTAACCTCACCAAAGCGGGCGAGAGCTTCGGCTATACGCAGTCCGGCGTAAGCCACATGATAAAGGGAGTGGAAGAGGAGTTCGGCTTCCGCATCTTCATGCGCGGACGAGACGGCGTAAGCCTTACCACAGAGGGCGAACGGGTCCTGCCTTTTCTGCGCGAGATCGCGAAGTGGAACGAGAGCCTCGGCCAGACCGTCAGCGCCATCAACGGCCTCATCTGCGGCACGCTGCGCATCGGTTCCTTTACAAGCATCGCCATACACTGGCTGCCGAAGATCATTAGACGCTTTCAGCAGGACTATCCCAACATCAACATTGACATCACTGAGGGCGGCATCAGCGCTCTCGAGGAGGCTCTCGAAGAGGGCTCTGTGGACCTCACCTTTATGAGCGTGCAGCCGGGCCGCAGCTTCGACCGGCTGATACTGAAAAAAGACCCCTTCCTCGCCATCCTGCCGAAGGGACATCCGCTGGAAAGAGAAAAATCCTTCCCCCTCGAGGCCTTCAACGGCGTCGACTTCATCCTCGTCACGCGCGGCTTCGACTACGATACAAACCGGCTGCTGAAAAAATACGCCATCACTCCGAACATAAAATTCACCTCGCACGACGACCACACCGTCTTCTCGATG is drawn from Cloacibacillus porcorum and contains these coding sequences:
- a CDS encoding mechanosensitive ion channel family protein: MNLRKNGLYLFLTALIFSFFMGRANAATLADIREELARYQTEPAARAAQIVRDLRRVRDIEEGLARQYDIPVSEVLRYEYELNGIINTYYSIHFLQKRVGTDNNFILDDARLNELAAAKPPYPFTFYLNVIEDIDNCRQSFLSWQENLARYRENLRSLSERKGEIEKEYRLCREKSSLSTENRLKYNFALLIIKAKLEHCYADYTFYESSMKIAMQESSELKEKLDTLEPIIKNVRENLDFSQEDFSLLDSKVDAKVRLLDSTLVMLNDKFDRLSEARRRVEFQTDFAKYWIPTEQKLVEDETLLVLDLVEIWSATRLTWRSMDDLLSGKLTLKERRDLQGRTNALFEQCRVNLKFVNEDLQDLRRVAQEVTRRFGEDGWLKTKEEISMRNEFRANIDARMNRYLSYIMMLGEMSGQFEILLAETERMIGEANTDDKIESIWRDNVGGLLDMEVWSIDDYPITAKKLSLALIIFLFGLLVTHYAVALTRRHFERRSEHISRHSSLLIQNIVFYLGLIVSFLITLWMLHIPLTAFAFMGGAAAIAIGLGTQKIMGDTLSGILLLFQRKLRIGDEVVIGDTHGIVAEITLQNTVLVCQQSRHLIIPNSKVLESPVLNLTLNNSLSRTEISVSIGYDSNVSQAMGIIREVLSENPNVLKTPPFRIILSEFEDSAIKFTAFFFIDLSNVFESNVQSAVRMSILEAFREHNIEIPFPQTEVKIKE
- a CDS encoding LysR family transcriptional regulator, with product MDTRKYEVIIKAAECGNLTKAGESFGYTQSGVSHMIKGVEEEFGFRIFMRGRDGVSLTTEGERVLPFLREIAKWNESLGQTVSAINGLICGTLRIGSFTSIAIHWLPKIIRRFQQDYPNINIDITEGGISALEEALEEGSVDLTFMSVQPGRSFDRLILKKDPFLAILPKGHPLEREKSFPLEAFNGVDFILVTRGFDYDTNRLLKKYAITPNIKFTSHDDHTVFSMVENGLGVSILPELVMQSYKERSVTLPLEPEVYRDIALCLPSFAEASPASRRFIEYVKKMVAPDGSIRGI